A stretch of the Arachis stenosperma cultivar V10309 chromosome 6, arast.V10309.gnm1.PFL2, whole genome shotgun sequence genome encodes the following:
- the LOC130935154 gene encoding uncharacterized protein LOC130935154 isoform X2, which yields MQDLLSHLVHGHWFLLVIDVIRRQFVCLDSQASEDDRPKRLQQLKKVAIFMEEAQDSDDWHDDPTNPRILCSDYEIIEPKDSRQDPRSLIIKEEYKSNIDTKGSKART from the exons ATGCAAG ATTTATTGTCCCATTTGGTGCATGGACATTGGTTTCTGCTTGTGATTGATGTCATTCGTAGACAGTTTGTGTGCCTAGACTCCCAAGCCTCAGAAGATGATAGACCCAAGCGGCTTCAGCAGCTTAAAAAAGTG GCCATCTTCATGGAAGAGGCACAAGACAGTGATGATTGGCATGATGACCCGACAAATCCTAGGATTCTGTGCAGTGACTACGAGATAATAGAGCCTAAGGACAGCAGGCAGGACCCCAGAAG TTTGATCATTAAAGAAGAGTACAAGTCTAATATTGACACCAAAGGCTCAAAAGCTAGAACTTAA
- the LOC130935154 gene encoding uncharacterized protein LOC130935154 isoform X1 gives MSLTFFPTKDMKIVGLDLCAAAYIFNTKLDQDKLLVRTPHCTITRGSLRTLEPRKSAVNDMLILLACMLDENSTRIHWFLPTTFSQIATGRGPIPHATLKAIWEDFMGKANRVCKIYCPIWCMDIGFCL, from the exons ATGTCATTAACTTTCTTCCCCACGAAGGACATGAAGATTGTAGGCCTTGATCTATGCGCTGCGGCATACATATTCAACACGAAACTTGACCAAGA CAAGCTTCTTGTTCGAACCCCGCACTGTACTATTACCAGGGGTTCTCTCAGAACTCTGGAGCCAAGGAAGTCCGCGGTCAACGAC ATGCTGATTCTGCTTGCCTGCATGCTGGATGAAAACTCCACTAGGATTCATTGGTTCTTGCCGACAACCTTCTCA CAAATTGCCACCGGAAGGGGACCAATTCCGCATGCGACACTAAAGGCCATCTGGGAGGATTTTATGGGCAAAGCCAATCGGGTATGCAAG ATTTATTGTCCCATTTGGTGCATGGACATTGGTTTCTGCTTGTGA
- the LOC130935154 gene encoding uncharacterized protein LOC130935154 isoform X3 → MQDLLSHLVHGHWFLLVIDVIRRQFVCLDSQASEDDRPKRLQQLKKVAIFMEEAQDSDDWHDDPTNPRILCSDYEIIEPKDSRQDPRR, encoded by the exons ATGCAAG ATTTATTGTCCCATTTGGTGCATGGACATTGGTTTCTGCTTGTGATTGATGTCATTCGTAGACAGTTTGTGTGCCTAGACTCCCAAGCCTCAGAAGATGATAGACCCAAGCGGCTTCAGCAGCTTAAAAAAGTG GCCATCTTCATGGAAGAGGCACAAGACAGTGATGATTGGCATGATGACCCGACAAATCCTAGGATTCTGTGCAGTGACTACGAGATAATAGAGCCTAAGGACAGCAGGCAGGACCCCAGAAG GTGA